A genomic window from Planctomycetaceae bacterium includes:
- a CDS encoding sialate O-acetylesterase — translation MKKIFCLFVITLVSSISFGTIWLPAIVSDNMVLQADVNAPIWGKAAANSQISIACSWDKKTVITVKSNEQGKWTAGIKTPKNSKKGTITITCGKEIRTITNVLVGQVWLCSGQSNMAFRVNGIKNPAKELKKAKYPKIRFFTVKKTAAKEPQEDCFGEWVECNPETAAQFSAVGYFFGKELYSKTHKPIGLIDSSFGGTPAQAWTSKKTMESNAVLKEYLAIDANNEANKDKLEKEYTQVLKDWKNEVMKAIAAGKPARRKPNPPTSLREHCKCGNLYNAMIHPLIPFAITGAIWYQGESNADNAIGYRTLFPAMITDWRTNWHQSDFPFYFVQLAGYAKTGDADWPMLREAQTMTLALPNTGMAVAIDIGEANDIHPKNKQAVSKRLARWAMAKNYGCKNMVCSGPLYKGMQIEGDKIRISFEYAKGGLKPAPKAKMVKGFVIAGEDKKFVPANAKIYKDSVLVWSEQIKQPAAVRYGWTGWTECNLYNKQNLPASPFRTDNE, via the coding sequence ATGAAAAAGATTTTTTGCTTATTCGTTATAACTTTGGTTTCTTCAATCTCTTTCGGAACCATTTGGCTGCCGGCAATTGTTTCCGACAATATGGTTTTGCAGGCCGATGTCAATGCGCCAATATGGGGCAAAGCAGCGGCAAACAGTCAAATCTCAATCGCCTGCTCGTGGGATAAAAAAACTGTCATCACCGTGAAAAGCAATGAACAAGGCAAATGGACGGCTGGCATAAAAACGCCAAAGAACAGCAAAAAAGGCACTATAACAATCACCTGCGGCAAAGAAATTCGAACCATCACCAACGTTCTGGTCGGACAGGTCTGGCTTTGCAGCGGCCAATCCAATATGGCATTCAGAGTCAATGGAATAAAAAATCCAGCTAAAGAACTAAAAAAAGCAAAATACCCGAAAATCAGATTTTTCACCGTCAAGAAGACCGCGGCCAAAGAACCGCAGGAAGACTGCTTCGGCGAATGGGTGGAATGTAATCCTGAAACAGCGGCGCAATTCAGCGCAGTCGGATATTTCTTCGGCAAAGAATTATACAGCAAAACACACAAACCAATCGGCCTAATCGATTCATCTTTCGGCGGAACACCGGCACAAGCGTGGACAAGTAAAAAAACTATGGAAAGCAATGCTGTGCTGAAAGAATATCTCGCAATCGACGCGAACAACGAAGCCAATAAAGACAAACTCGAAAAAGAATACACACAGGTTCTTAAAGACTGGAAAAACGAAGTAATGAAAGCGATTGCAGCAGGAAAACCTGCAAGGAGAAAACCAAACCCGCCAACTTCATTGCGAGAACATTGTAAATGCGGAAATTTATATAACGCGATGATTCATCCGTTGATTCCGTTCGCAATTACAGGCGCGATTTGGTATCAGGGCGAATCCAACGCTGATAACGCTATCGGATACAGAACACTGTTTCCGGCTATGATTACAGATTGGCGAACAAACTGGCACCAGAGCGATTTTCCATTCTATTTCGTTCAACTGGCAGGATATGCCAAAACCGGAGACGCCGACTGGCCGATGCTGCGCGAGGCTCAAACAATGACACTTGCGCTGCCGAATACGGGAATGGCAGTTGCAATCGACATCGGCGAAGCAAACGATATCCATCCGAAAAATAAACAGGCAGTAAGCAAAAGGCTTGCACGTTGGGCGATGGCGAAAAATTACGGCTGTAAAAATATGGTCTGTTCAGGCCCCTTGTATAAAGGTATGCAAATCGAAGGCGATAAAATTCGCATCAGCTTCGAGTACGCCAAAGGAGGTCTGAAACCGGCTCCGAAAGCAAAAATGGTTAAAGGCTTTGTAATTGCCGGGGAAGATAAGAAATTTGTGCCCGCAAACGCGAAAATCTATAAAGACAGCGTTTTGGTATGGTCGGAACAAATTAAACAACCTGCTGCTGTTCGCTACGGCTGGACAGGCTGGACAGAATGCAATCTTTATAATAAGCAGAATTTGCCGGCATCGCCCTTCAGAACAGACAACGAATAA
- the rpmA gene encoding 50S ribosomal protein L27, translated as MAHKKGQGSTSNGRDSNPKFRGVKLYGGEVAKAGAIIIRQKGTLFQPGYNVGMGRDFTLFALKAGTVTFKGRKVHIEI; from the coding sequence ATGGCACATAAAAAAGGACAAGGCTCTACAAGCAACGGACGTGATAGCAATCCGAAATTTAGAGGCGTTAAGCTCTACGGCGGCGAAGTCGCTAAGGCTGGCGCTATTATTATTCGTCAGAAGGGTACTCTCTTTCAACCCGGTTACAACGTCGGTATGGGCAGGGATTTCACTCTGTTCGCATTAAAGGCCGGTACGGTAACGTTTAAGGGCAGAAAAGTACATATCGAAATTTAG
- a CDS encoding acetylxylan esterase yields the protein MLIDMPFAELKKYQGRNPRPADFDKYWDTALKEMNAVDPKVELVKSDFQVPYAECFDLWFTGVDNARIHAKYLRPKNNPQKHPAVIKFHGYSCSAGDWSEKLEYVALGYSVAALDCRGQGGLSEDTGGVKGNTLKGQIIRGLDDADPHKLLFRNIYLDTAQLTKIVMNMPEVDADRVGVTGGSQGGGLSLACASLEPRVKLVVSQFPFLSDYKRVWEMDLAKDAYDELKMYFRMFDPQHKKENEIFIKLGYIDIQYLAPRIRAKVRMVTGMMDTVCPPSSQFAAYNKITSKKEVLIYPDYGHEGFPGFADDTMQFMMEL from the coding sequence ATGTTAATAGATATGCCGTTTGCGGAATTGAAGAAGTACCAGGGACGCAATCCGCGTCCTGCTGATTTTGATAAATATTGGGACACAGCGCTAAAGGAGATGAATGCCGTTGACCCGAAAGTCGAACTTGTCAAAAGCGATTTCCAGGTTCCTTACGCCGAGTGTTTCGATTTATGGTTCACAGGTGTTGACAATGCGCGTATCCACGCAAAGTATCTTCGCCCAAAAAATAATCCGCAAAAGCATCCGGCGGTAATTAAATTCCACGGTTATAGCTGTAGTGCCGGCGACTGGTCGGAAAAACTGGAATATGTTGCGCTTGGATATTCTGTCGCGGCTCTTGATTGCCGTGGGCAGGGCGGTTTATCAGAAGACACCGGCGGCGTTAAAGGCAACACGTTGAAAGGCCAGATTATTCGCGGCCTTGATGATGCAGACCCGCACAAATTGCTTTTCCGAAATATATATTTGGACACTGCACAACTGACAAAAATCGTTATGAATATGCCGGAGGTTGACGCTGACCGTGTTGGCGTAACGGGTGGTTCGCAGGGCGGCGGGCTTTCGCTTGCATGTGCCTCGCTTGAGCCGAGAGTTAAGCTCGTTGTAAGTCAGTTTCCGTTTTTGAGTGATTATAAACGCGTTTGGGAAATGGATTTGGCTAAAGATGCGTATGATGAACTGAAGATGTATTTTCGTATGTTTGACCCGCAGCACAAAAAAGAGAACGAAATTTTCATAAAATTGGGGTACATTGATATTCAGTATTTAGCGCCGCGAATCAGAGCGAAGGTGCGAATGGTTACAGGGATGATGGATACGGTATGTCCGCCGTCGAGCCAGTTCGCAGCGTACAATAAAATAACCTCGAAGAAGGAAGTTTTAATTTATCCTGATTATGGCCACGAGGGTTTCCCTGGTTTCGCGGATGATACGATGCAGTTTATGATGGAACTGTGA
- the obgE gene encoding GTPase ObgE, protein MFIDEAKIKVKAGDGGDGCVSFRREKYIPKGGPNGGDGGKGGDVYFLAAEDVDTLLDFSGRPIWDAQNGMPGEGSNCSGLKGEDLILRVPVGTQIYDMDLDDLLLQDLNQPGQQVKICRGGRGGNGNQHYATATRQAPKFAQKGQEGKERNLKLVLKLIADVGLVGLPNAGKSTLLSHCSKARPKIADYPFTTLKPVLGIVELTGYRRFVMADLPGLIEGAHTGAGLGTDFLRHIERTRIIVHIIDIMPMDGTDPVDNYKTIKKELTAYSKELGKKKELIVLNKIDLDPDGEIQKRLKKKLRKKTVAISAATGKGIKELREMLFKLVQEQKEKQA, encoded by the coding sequence ATGTTTATAGATGAAGCAAAAATAAAAGTAAAGGCCGGCGACGGCGGCGACGGATGCGTAAGTTTCCGGCGTGAAAAGTACATCCCAAAAGGCGGCCCTAACGGCGGCGACGGCGGTAAAGGCGGCGATGTGTATTTTCTTGCCGCTGAAGATGTCGATACGCTTTTGGATTTTTCCGGCAGACCAATATGGGATGCGCAGAACGGTATGCCCGGCGAAGGGTCGAATTGCAGCGGTCTTAAAGGCGAAGATTTGATTTTAAGAGTTCCGGTCGGTACGCAAATTTACGATATGGATTTGGACGATTTGCTTTTGCAGGACTTAAATCAGCCGGGGCAGCAAGTAAAAATATGCCGGGGCGGACGAGGCGGAAACGGCAATCAGCATTACGCAACGGCGACCAGACAGGCTCCTAAATTCGCTCAAAAGGGCCAGGAAGGCAAAGAACGAAATCTTAAACTTGTATTGAAACTCATCGCTGATGTCGGACTTGTAGGGCTTCCGAACGCGGGCAAGAGCACACTGCTTTCGCACTGCTCCAAGGCAAGGCCGAAGATTGCGGATTATCCGTTTACCACGCTCAAGCCGGTATTGGGAATCGTGGAATTGACCGGTTACAGGCGGTTTGTTATGGCTGATTTGCCGGGGCTTATTGAAGGCGCACACACCGGCGCAGGTTTGGGCACCGACTTTTTACGACATATTGAAAGAACACGTATTATCGTTCATATCATCGATATAATGCCGATGGACGGAACCGACCCGGTTGATAATTATAAAACAATCAAAAAAGAACTGACTGCATACAGCAAAGAGCTTGGCAAAAAGAAAGAACTCATCGTTCTAAATAAAATTGATTTAGACCCTGACGGCGAAATTCAGAAACGCCTTAAGAAAAAACTCCGCAAGAAAACTGTCGCTATCTCCGCAGCGACCGGCAAAGGCATCAAAGAACTTCGCGAGATGCTTTTCAAACTCGTGCAGGAACAAAAAGAGAAACAAGCCTGA
- a CDS encoding B12-binding domain-containing radical SAM protein, whose amino-acid sequence MNDKLKILLINPEIPNTFWSLKNALKFVSRKALLPPLGLLTVAAMLPESFEKKLVDMNVSALRDSDIKWADYVFISAMFIQKNSAGIVVERCNKLKVKVVAGGPLFTSFPELIPNVDYLVLNEAEITLPDFLEDLANNCVKPIYTTVRKTDMQNSPAPLWNLVDMEKYGMMGLQYSRGCPFNCDFCDVTNLLGRKVRTKTTRQIIDELENLYVHKWRGEVFFVDDNFIGKRQQIKNELLPAIIDWMDKRKRPFAFNTQASIDMVDDEELMTLMAGAGFDSVFIGIESPNDSSLAECGKTQNIGRNLVEAIKKIQRFGIQVQAGFIVGFDSDKPNVFDKLINLIQDSGIVTAMVGLLNAPRGTKLYQKLMNENRLSDPPTGDNMDCSINFIPKMDIHELQGGYLKVMNTIYSQKYFCKRIKTFLKNYNFSHKTKYKLGFRDIRAFFRSIWRIGMLEKGKIHYWMLMLWSFRDFRRVPLAVRYSIFGFHFRKMLKNIHPQVNEIADKSMNKYNTSIHI is encoded by the coding sequence ATGAATGATAAATTGAAAATTCTGCTTATAAATCCTGAAATTCCAAATACGTTCTGGAGTTTGAAAAACGCGTTAAAGTTTGTTTCCAGAAAGGCGCTTCTTCCGCCTCTTGGGCTGCTCACGGTTGCTGCGATGCTGCCGGAATCTTTCGAGAAAAAACTTGTTGATATGAATGTTTCTGCATTGCGTGATTCTGATATCAAATGGGCAGATTATGTTTTCATCTCTGCTATGTTTATTCAAAAAAACTCTGCCGGAATAGTGGTAGAAAGATGTAATAAACTCAAAGTCAAGGTTGTTGCCGGCGGTCCGTTGTTCACATCGTTTCCTGAACTGATTCCAAATGTTGACTATTTAGTTCTTAATGAAGCGGAAATTACGCTGCCTGATTTTCTCGAAGACCTTGCGAATAACTGTGTAAAACCGATTTATACAACAGTTCGGAAAACTGATATGCAAAATAGTCCGGCTCCGCTGTGGAATCTTGTTGATATGGAAAAATATGGAATGATGGGGCTGCAATATTCCCGTGGCTGTCCGTTCAATTGTGATTTTTGCGATGTTACAAATCTTCTTGGCCGTAAAGTGCGAACGAAAACAACTCGTCAAATAATAGATGAACTTGAAAATCTTTATGTCCATAAATGGCGAGGCGAAGTTTTTTTTGTTGACGACAATTTTATAGGGAAGCGTCAGCAGATTAAAAATGAATTGCTCCCAGCGATTATTGACTGGATGGATAAGAGAAAGCGTCCATTTGCTTTTAATACGCAGGCCTCCATCGATATGGTAGATGATGAAGAACTTATGACTTTGATGGCCGGAGCCGGGTTCGACAGCGTATTTATCGGCATCGAATCTCCAAATGATTCAAGTCTGGCTGAATGCGGAAAAACACAAAATATCGGGCGTAATCTTGTCGAGGCGATCAAAAAAATACAGCGTTTTGGGATTCAGGTGCAGGCCGGCTTTATTGTCGGTTTTGACAGCGACAAACCAAATGTGTTTGATAAATTAATAAATCTTATTCAGGACAGCGGTATTGTAACGGCAATGGTCGGACTGCTCAACGCGCCGCGCGGAACGAAACTTTATCAGAAGCTGATGAATGAAAACAGATTGTCAGACCCGCCGACTGGTGACAATATGGACTGCTCAATTAATTTCATCCCCAAGATGGATATTCACGAACTGCAGGGTGGCTACCTGAAAGTAATGAATACTATCTACTCGCAGAAATATTTTTGCAAACGCATCAAAACTTTTCTTAAAAACTATAATTTCAGCCATAAGACAAAATATAAATTGGGATTTCGCGACATCAGGGCGTTTTTTAGGTCAATATGGCGGATAGGTATGTTGGAAAAAGGCAAGATACATTACTGGATGTTAATGTTATGGTCATTCAGAGACTTTCGCAGGGTACCATTGGCTGTGCGGTACTCTATATTTGGATTTCACTTTCGTAAAATGTTAAAAAACATTCACCCTCAAGTAAACGAAATTGCTGACAAATCAATGAATAAATACAATACGTCTATCCATATATAG
- the glgP gene encoding alpha-glucan family phosphorylase, whose translation MQKIRNFTVLPALPESLSALRTIAHNMYWSWNYEFIELFKQIDPEKWEQCGHNPVKLLGSVSQNRLNDLATMQGYIYQLKQAQEKLEHYLASPGWFDKDWTNGKKPVIAYFSFEFGIHESLPIYSGGLGILAGDHLKSASDLGLPLIGVGLMYQKGYFRQYLNADGWQQERYEDNDFYNMSTQLVRKKSENPITIKLTFPARQVVAQVWQVTVGRVNLFLLDTNIPANSERDRLLTSALYAGDTEMRIQQEILLGIGGFRALLAMGLEPTVCHMNEGHAAFMALERIRHLSTTKDLNFDQALEATKGCNVFTIHTPVKAGNDEFSPELMNKYFNEYFPKLGLDRYKFMSLGRLDPNKDNESFKMPVLALKLSTWRNGVSKLHGGVSRSMWAEMWPKLPVEEVPIQSITNGIHAGSFISPEMNQLYERYLGFNWSEEIAEESLWQNVNQIPDEELWRIHQRSKEALVSFVRKQIKKQMQRRGTYHTELGWAEQVLDPEALTIGFARRFATYKRGNLLLKDVERLVKLLNKTDKPVQFIFAGKAHPKDEQGKEIIRQLIHFCARNEVRRRLVFLEDYNIDIARYMVQGVDVWLNNPRVPLEASGTSGMKAALNGALNLSTLDGWWVEGYNLNTGWVIGAGETYDDYEYQDKVESEAIFNLLENEVVPLFYTHSTDNLPRAWIHRMKSSIKWIVPRFNTHRMVAEYTNKFYKPAAARWESFINSNMEKVKAAAILKGRLQSEWNNIRIEDVDTLVKTGKTTAALNGDDVHLEVGSELQVTAVVALGKLSPEDVSVQVYHGVVDAWGNINRGSVRQMAYTAKHNKENCYTFTGTIKCARSGKCGFAVRVLPEHKDLADLYEPGMIVWESSSANGV comes from the coding sequence ATGCAAAAGATACGTAATTTTACGGTATTGCCGGCGTTACCTGAGTCACTTTCAGCACTTAGGACAATCGCCCACAATATGTATTGGTCGTGGAACTATGAATTTATCGAGTTGTTTAAGCAGATTGACCCTGAAAAATGGGAGCAATGCGGCCACAATCCGGTAAAGTTGCTGGGTTCCGTAAGTCAGAATCGTCTAAATGATTTGGCTACGATGCAGGGCTATATTTATCAGCTCAAGCAGGCGCAGGAAAAGCTGGAGCACTATTTGGCTTCACCAGGTTGGTTCGACAAGGACTGGACTAACGGCAAAAAACCGGTCATTGCTTATTTTAGTTTTGAATTTGGCATACACGAATCATTGCCGATTTATTCAGGCGGTCTTGGAATTCTTGCCGGCGACCATTTGAAAAGCGCTTCTGATTTAGGTCTGCCTCTGATTGGTGTAGGTCTGATGTATCAGAAAGGATATTTCAGACAATACCTCAACGCTGACGGCTGGCAGCAGGAACGTTACGAAGACAATGATTTTTACAATATGTCCACACAGCTTGTACGCAAGAAGAGTGAAAATCCGATTACTATAAAACTCACGTTTCCGGCACGTCAGGTTGTTGCTCAGGTTTGGCAGGTAACTGTTGGCCGTGTTAATCTATTTTTGCTCGATACCAACATACCCGCAAATTCTGAACGCGATAGACTCCTGACTTCTGCGTTGTATGCAGGCGATACGGAAATGAGAATCCAGCAGGAAATACTTCTCGGCATTGGCGGATTCAGAGCGCTTTTGGCGATGGGGCTTGAGCCGACAGTTTGTCACATGAACGAAGGCCACGCCGCGTTTATGGCGCTCGAGAGAATCAGACATCTTAGCACTACCAAGGATCTGAATTTCGACCAGGCTCTTGAAGCAACAAAGGGCTGCAATGTCTTTACAATTCACACACCGGTAAAAGCTGGCAATGACGAATTCAGTCCGGAACTGATGAACAAATATTTCAACGAATATTTCCCAAAGCTCGGCCTTGACAGATATAAATTTATGTCTCTGGGGCGACTTGACCCGAATAAAGACAATGAATCGTTCAAGATGCCGGTACTTGCGCTTAAATTAAGCACTTGGCGTAACGGCGTTAGCAAGCTTCACGGCGGCGTTTCACGTTCGATGTGGGCTGAAATGTGGCCAAAACTGCCCGTTGAGGAAGTTCCGATTCAATCGATAACCAACGGCATACACGCCGGCAGTTTCATTTCTCCGGAGATGAATCAGTTGTATGAACGTTATCTTGGTTTCAACTGGTCAGAGGAAATCGCCGAAGAATCGCTTTGGCAGAACGTTAACCAGATACCGGACGAAGAGCTTTGGCGCATACATCAGCGAAGCAAAGAAGCGCTTGTAAGTTTCGTCCGCAAGCAGATAAAGAAGCAGATGCAGCGTCGCGGAACATATCACACCGAACTGGGCTGGGCAGAACAGGTTCTCGACCCCGAAGCATTGACGATTGGTTTCGCTCGCAGATTCGCAACATACAAACGCGGTAATCTGCTGCTCAAGGATGTTGAGCGGTTGGTAAAACTTTTGAATAAGACGGATAAGCCTGTTCAATTTATTTTCGCAGGCAAAGCTCATCCAAAAGATGAACAGGGCAAGGAAATCATTCGACAGCTTATTCATTTCTGTGCAAGAAATGAAGTCCGTCGCAGGCTTGTTTTCCTGGAAGATTATAATATTGATATCGCTCGCTATATGGTGCAGGGTGTTGATGTTTGGCTCAATAACCCGAGAGTTCCTCTCGAAGCCAGCGGCACAAGCGGTATGAAAGCCGCGCTGAATGGCGCGTTGAATTTGAGCACGCTCGATGGCTGGTGGGTTGAAGGCTACAATCTCAACACAGGCTGGGTCATCGGCGCAGGCGAAACTTATGACGATTATGAGTATCAGGACAAAGTTGAGTCCGAAGCGATATTCAATTTACTTGAGAACGAAGTCGTTCCGTTGTTCTACACGCATTCGACAGATAATCTGCCCCGCGCGTGGATACACAGAATGAAAAGCTCCATAAAATGGATTGTTCCTCGTTTCAATACTCATCGTATGGTCGCCGAGTACACGAACAAATTTTACAAACCGGCAGCCGCTCGTTGGGAAAGCTTTATCAATTCCAATATGGAAAAGGTAAAAGCTGCTGCGATACTCAAGGGCCGTCTGCAGAGCGAATGGAACAATATCAGAATTGAAGATGTTGACACGCTTGTGAAGACAGGCAAGACTACTGCTGCTCTCAACGGCGACGATGTGCATCTTGAGGTCGGTTCAGAGTTGCAGGTTACAGCGGTTGTTGCTCTTGGTAAACTGTCGCCCGAAGACGTCAGCGTTCAGGTTTATCATGGCGTTGTCGATGCCTGGGGCAATATTAATCGCGGCAGCGTAAGACAGATGGCGTACACTGCAAAGCATAACAAAGAGAATTGCTATACGTTTACAGGTACTATCAAATGTGCACGCAGCGGAAAGTGCGGTTTTGCCGTAAGAGTTCTGCCGGAGCACAAGGATTTGGCCGATTTGTACGAACCGGGAATGATTGTTTGGGAATCTTCCAGTGCTAACGGCGTATAG
- the mtaB gene encoding tRNA (N(6)-L-threonylcarbamoyladenosine(37)-C(2))-methylthiotransferase MtaB — MQTFAINTLGCKVNQYESQQIIQFLTERNLLYVQNFESAELIIIHTCSVTHTASAKSRQFVHKAQKLNPNAKIIVSGCLVKSDPKEFENLGENTLLASNLDELFSLFEKEFNLSKPNKDIYLKEFSGQTRAFLKVQDGCDGFCSYCIIPHTRPNISFKPVEQVLNESQNLVNAGHKEIILTGIFLGAYGLDTVKRKKWPNNENPLLAELLEQVAQIPNLKRIRLSSLEPADVTGQLLEVMKNHTNIMPHLHLSLQSGSDKILKKMNRQYTIKDFLNSIENINLQLDRPAITTDIIVGFPGETNQDFAQSLSVAKLSGFSKIHIFPFSKRTGTAAAQLHDHIDKGTITQRTKLLRELEKNWPRSSDNSSLAKPRRFLSKMK; from the coding sequence ATGCAAACTTTTGCCATAAATACTCTCGGTTGTAAAGTAAATCAATACGAGTCCCAACAAATTATTCAGTTCCTGACTGAACGTAATCTGTTATACGTACAAAACTTCGAATCGGCTGAACTAATTATCATCCATACATGCAGCGTTACTCATACAGCATCGGCAAAAAGCCGCCAGTTTGTCCACAAAGCCCAAAAACTCAATCCAAACGCTAAAATCATCGTCTCCGGCTGCCTTGTCAAAAGCGACCCAAAAGAATTTGAAAATTTGGGCGAAAATACCCTCCTCGCATCCAATCTCGATGAACTTTTTAGCCTTTTTGAAAAAGAATTCAATCTCTCTAAACCTAATAAAGACATATATTTAAAAGAATTTTCCGGTCAGACTCGCGCGTTCCTGAAAGTACAGGACGGTTGCGATGGCTTCTGCTCCTACTGCATCATTCCGCATACCAGACCTAACATCTCATTCAAACCCGTCGAACAGGTCTTAAATGAATCGCAAAACCTTGTAAATGCAGGACATAAAGAAATAATCCTTACCGGAATATTCCTCGGCGCTTACGGCCTGGATACCGTAAAACGAAAAAAGTGGCCAAATAATGAAAATCCACTTCTGGCCGAACTTTTGGAGCAGGTCGCTCAAATTCCAAACCTTAAAAGAATCAGGCTAAGCTCGCTCGAGCCGGCTGATGTAACGGGGCAACTGCTCGAAGTAATGAAAAATCATACTAATATTATGCCGCATCTGCACCTGTCGCTACAATCCGGCTCCGACAAAATCCTCAAAAAGATGAATCGGCAATATACCATCAAGGATTTTCTTAACTCCATAGAAAATATAAACTTACAATTAGACCGCCCCGCTATTACAACCGATATAATCGTTGGCTTTCCCGGCGAAACTAATCAGGATTTTGCGCAAAGTCTTTCGGTCGCTAAGTTGTCGGGCTTTTCAAAAATTCATATTTTCCCGTTCAGCAAACGTACCGGAACCGCCGCCGCTCAACTGCACGACCATATCGACAAGGGAACAATTACCCAAAGAACCAAACTTCTCCGCGAACTGGAAAAAAACTGGCCGAGGAGTTCAGACAACAGTTCGTTGGCCAAACCGCGCAGGTTCTTATCGAAAATGAAGTGA
- a CDS encoding GIY-YIG nuclease family protein — protein MWYMYILKCSDESYYVGHTNNIQERIKRHNTGQGAKWTACRLPVKLVYEESFQSENEAIKRESQIKHWSHKKKNALVSGNFKMLKALSGCRSVHH, from the coding sequence ATGTGGTATATGTACATCCTAAAATGTTCCGATGAAAGTTACTACGTTGGACATACCAATAATATTCAAGAACGCATAAAAAGACATAATACCGGCCAAGGTGCAAAATGGACAGCATGTAGACTTCCTGTAAAACTTGTTTATGAAGAATCGTTCCAATCCGAAAATGAAGCAATAAAACGCGAATCTCAAATTAAACATTGGTCGCACAAAAAGAAAAATGCCCTTGTTAGTGGCAATTTTAAAATGCTTAAAGCCTTGAGCGGTTGTCGTTCAGTTCACCACTAA